The proteins below are encoded in one region of Haematospirillum jordaniae:
- a CDS encoding 5'-methylthioadenosine/adenosylhomocysteine nucleosidase, producing MTSIGIMSAMHEELVAVLDGLPDKQCVRVAGRDFWLGNWHGHSLVVVLSRIGKVAAATTATVLIEHFGVKQIVFTGVAGGIGTGLKVGDVVLAHSFVQHDMDASPLFPRHEVPLYGLSHFETDKALSARLGSAAQTILADVDRHVGADAVDTFALQAPRLHEGLIASGDQFVADASRSHGLRQDLPDALAVEMEGAAVAQVCVDYEIPFAALRTISDCADDNAPADFSRFIREVASLYSQAVLSEWLRTGA from the coding sequence ATGACCTCGATCGGCATTATGAGTGCAATGCACGAAGAGTTGGTAGCTGTTCTGGATGGTTTGCCCGATAAGCAGTGTGTGCGGGTCGCCGGGCGAGACTTCTGGCTTGGAAACTGGCATGGCCACTCTCTGGTTGTTGTTCTTTCGCGCATTGGTAAGGTGGCTGCAGCAACGACGGCAACCGTCCTTATCGAACATTTTGGCGTGAAGCAGATTGTCTTTACGGGTGTTGCAGGTGGTATAGGGACAGGACTGAAAGTTGGTGATGTTGTGCTGGCACATAGTTTTGTGCAGCATGACATGGATGCCTCGCCTCTATTCCCACGGCATGAAGTGCCTCTGTATGGTCTTAGTCATTTTGAGACTGACAAGGCGCTATCTGCGCGTCTGGGGAGTGCGGCCCAAACCATTCTTGCCGATGTTGACAGGCATGTCGGTGCCGATGCTGTCGACACGTTTGCCTTGCAGGCTCCTCGCTTGCATGAAGGACTGATTGCCAGTGGTGACCAATTTGTTGCTGATGCATCAAGGAGTCACGGCCTGAGACAAGATCTTCCTGATGCTCTTGCTGTTGAAATGGAAGGCGCTGCTGTGGCACAGGTCTGTGTGGATTACGAGATTCCGTTCGCAGCGCTTCGTACCATATCAGATTGTGCTGATGATAATGCCCCCGCTGACTTCAGTCGTTTTATTCGTGAAGTAGCAAGCCTCTATAGTCAGGCAGTGTTGTCTGAATGGTTGAGGACCGGTGCCTGA
- a CDS encoding S1 family peptidase produces MVTRRVVCFLQLILGTFYLWSLSAGHVIAQDRATLERYLHEVRALLQTDLCTHEDDARSLLARSPVSQLSNPVSMPEGSLAQRLKQAVVMVVTPTDSGSGFFVDKHHIVTNYHVVSSSSSEGVFVAGPGSAGIQRAEIIATLSGKGETASDFALLKVNGPPSPGFLPLAESAAELEHVIAAGFPALVLGNDVGFRRFMKGDLSTLPDVILSRGSIMAIQNRKTAAPSIAHSASISGGSSGGPLVDACGRAIGINTFIRVDVKQASNTGYAIPAGPLIQFLKKQGIQPTIQTTPCTSS; encoded by the coding sequence ATGGTCACACGCCGCGTTGTTTGTTTTCTTCAGCTTATCCTTGGCACATTCTATCTGTGGAGCCTGTCGGCAGGACACGTAATAGCACAGGATCGCGCTACCTTGGAACGCTATCTGCACGAAGTCCGTGCGCTCTTGCAAACTGACCTCTGCACGCATGAGGATGACGCACGCAGTCTTCTTGCCAGAAGCCCTGTATCACAACTGAGCAATCCCGTGTCCATGCCCGAAGGTAGCTTGGCGCAACGCCTGAAACAGGCTGTTGTCATGGTGGTAACTCCAACGGACAGCGGCTCCGGCTTCTTCGTAGACAAACATCACATTGTGACCAACTATCACGTCGTCTCCTCTTCCAGTTCCGAGGGAGTCTTTGTAGCCGGTCCGGGGTCGGCTGGCATACAGCGGGCCGAGATTATTGCCACCCTTTCCGGAAAAGGGGAGACCGCTTCCGACTTCGCCTTGCTGAAAGTAAACGGACCACCCTCCCCCGGCTTTCTGCCACTTGCCGAGAGTGCTGCAGAACTGGAGCACGTTATTGCAGCAGGTTTTCCTGCGCTTGTCCTTGGCAACGACGTTGGGTTTCGTCGTTTTATGAAAGGCGATCTGTCCACACTGCCCGACGTCATCCTGTCCCGTGGCTCTATCATGGCTATCCAGAACCGCAAGACAGCAGCACCCAGCATAGCCCATTCCGCTTCCATCTCAGGGGGAAGCAGCGGCGGCCCCCTTGTTGATGCCTGCGGACGAGCCATAGGCATCAACACGTTTATTCGTGTTGATGTCAAACAGGCCAGCAATACCGGGTACGCCATACCGGCCGGGCCCCTGATTCAGTTCCTGAAAAAGCAGGGCATCCAACCAACAATCCAGACAACACCCTGCACCAGTAGCTGA
- a CDS encoding coiled-coil domain-containing protein — MFSRLVCRGLVVSFGVLLAGCASNTDPAQGGFLSGVRHLASGGYEERVKERQEALENEQDLNTQKKREYDRNQQEQASVTEDRAAAEKRYAQLEKELRALKGRLEKAKGRNNDLKAEIASLEAKIAQLRSDPVTPAPEKKRRLDALQRQKDDLSRQVDRALGR; from the coding sequence GTGTTTTCCCGGTTGGTATGTCGTGGATTGGTTGTGTCCTTTGGTGTTCTGTTGGCGGGGTGCGCATCGAACACGGATCCTGCCCAGGGTGGCTTCTTGTCCGGTGTTCGTCATCTGGCGTCCGGGGGCTATGAGGAACGGGTCAAGGAGAGGCAGGAAGCCCTAGAGAATGAGCAGGACCTCAACACGCAGAAGAAACGTGAATACGACCGGAATCAGCAGGAACAAGCGTCTGTTACAGAAGATCGTGCTGCTGCAGAGAAGCGCTATGCCCAGCTTGAGAAAGAGCTGCGTGCGTTAAAGGGTAGGCTTGAGAAAGCCAAGGGGCGTAACAATGATCTGAAGGCAGAAATAGCGTCCTTAGAAGCAAAGATTGCCCAGTTGCGGAGCGATCCGGTAACACCAGCCCCGGAAAAGAAACGGCGTCTTGATGCCCTGCAGCGTCAAAAAGACGACTTGAGCCGACAGGTAGACCGTGCTTTGGGGCGATGA
- a CDS encoding HDOD domain-containing protein, which yields MSRILFVDDDPRLLQGLKRLTISRGSTWHCDFALSGAEGLSFLRQGAYDIVISDMQMPRMNGAEFLEQVRILSPQAVRIVLSGYSHIESIVSVAGSAHQYLAKPCSFEQLMGVIVRALALRQSFSRTALHSIVGKLHALPSPSERYTRLLALLESPLTSTDALATVMKDDIAMVAEVLKLTNSQYFALTNTATSIEQAIRLLGTDIIRMLVFNVGIFSSFKLTGPAAILMGALQARAMRLSTECAGRAADAGLPSTTVQMARIAGMLCEIGVLVLLNDVPQSYTKLACDTADTGLRLLEAEQESMGINHAELGAYLLGLWGFQDDIVWALTALSPCAPAGHDPGPIAPILQNLLAEDPLEYTTQSLAAPA from the coding sequence ATGAGTCGCATCCTGTTTGTTGATGATGACCCAAGACTCCTGCAAGGGCTGAAGCGCCTGACCATAAGCCGGGGCAGCACATGGCACTGTGACTTTGCGCTTTCGGGGGCAGAAGGCCTAAGCTTTCTGCGTCAGGGGGCCTACGATATTGTTATCAGCGACATGCAAATGCCGCGCATGAATGGCGCAGAGTTCCTAGAGCAGGTACGTATCCTGTCCCCGCAAGCTGTCCGCATTGTACTATCAGGCTATTCACACATAGAGAGCATTGTTTCAGTCGCGGGGTCAGCGCATCAATACTTGGCCAAGCCCTGTTCTTTTGAACAGCTCATGGGGGTTATCGTCCGGGCTCTGGCCCTGCGACAGTCGTTTTCAAGAACAGCTCTGCACAGCATTGTCGGCAAACTGCACGCCCTGCCGTCTCCATCAGAACGATATACGCGGCTTCTCGCACTTCTGGAGTCACCGCTTACATCAACCGATGCACTTGCAACCGTCATGAAAGACGACATAGCCATGGTTGCCGAGGTTCTGAAGCTAACAAACAGCCAGTACTTTGCCCTGACAAACACAGCAACAAGCATTGAGCAGGCAATCCGGCTTCTCGGCACAGACATCATACGTATGCTTGTTTTTAATGTCGGCATATTCAGCAGCTTCAAACTAACTGGGCCTGCGGCAATTCTTATGGGTGCCCTGCAAGCACGAGCCATGCGGCTATCAACAGAGTGTGCAGGACGTGCAGCCGATGCGGGATTACCCAGCACAACTGTACAGATGGCACGTATTGCCGGCATGTTATGTGAAATCGGCGTTCTTGTTCTGTTGAATGACGTGCCTCAGTCCTACACAAAACTGGCCTGTGATACAGCAGACACCGGGCTCCGTCTTCTGGAAGCAGAGCAGGAAAGCATGGGCATCAACCACGCTGAACTCGGGGCCTATCTCTTGGGGTTGTGGGGCTTTCAGGATGACATTGTGTGGGCTTTAACCGCACTATCACCCTGCGCACCGGCCGGGCACGATCCCGGCCCGATTGCCCCTATCCTGCAGAATCTGCTTGCCGAAGATCCGCTTGAATACACCACGCAGTCATTGGCCGCACCAGCCTGA